In Vigna angularis cultivar LongXiaoDou No.4 chromosome 8, ASM1680809v1, whole genome shotgun sequence, one DNA window encodes the following:
- the LOC108343723 gene encoding VAMP-like protein YKT61 encodes MKITALLVLKCTGEGSDPVILANASDVSHFGYFQRHSVREFIVFVGRTVAKRTPQGQRQSVQHEEYKVHTYNRNGLCALGFMDDHYPIRSAFSLLNQVIDEYQKAFGESWRTVQEDGTQPWPYLNEALTKFQDPAEADKLLKIQRELDETKIILHKTIDSVLARGEKLDSLVEKSSDLSAASQMFYKQAKKTNQCCTIL; translated from the exons ATGAAGATCACAGCGTTGTTGGTGCTTAAATGCACAGGTGAAGGTTCCGATCCCGTGATTCTCGCGAACGCTTCCGATGTTAGCCACTTCGGCTACTTTCAACGCCATAGCGTCAGGGAGTTCATCGTCTTTGTCGGTCGTACCGTCGCCAAACGCACCCCTCAAGGCCAACGCCAATCTGTACAACACGAAG AATATAAGGTGCACACCTATAACAGAAATGGTCTTTGTGCGTTGGGATTTATGGATGATCATTACCCGATTCGAAGTGCCTTTTCTCTTCTAAACCAG GTGATAGATGAATATCAAAAAGCTTTTGGTGAGTCATGGAGAACTGTACAGGAAGACGGTACTCAACCATGGCCCTATTTGAATGAAGCTCTGACAAAATTCCAG GATCCTGCAGAGGCTGACAAATTGTTGAAAATCCAGAGAGAGTTAGATGAAACAAAAATCATCCTT CATAAGACTATTGATAGTGTGCTGGCTAGAGGGGAGAAGCTGGACAGTTTAGTTGAGAAGAGTTCTGATCTGAGTGCCGCATCCCAG ATGTTCTATAAACAAGCCAAGAAAACCAATCAGTGTTGTACTATATTGTAA